From a region of the Mycobacterium intracellulare ATCC 13950 genome:
- a CDS encoding helix-turn-helix transcriptional regulator produces the protein MSQHAEIPSLTWDDLGVVELLPTGTVTLLLADVEGSTRLWETRPEEMTAALVQLNKTVNEAIASHDGVRPLEQGEGDSFVAAFARASDAVACALELQRAPLAPIRLRIGIHTGEIQLRDDANYAGPTINRTARLRDLAHGGQTVLSGVTESLVVDRLPEDVWLADLGSHPLRDLPRPERVVQVCHPDLRNEFPPLRVRTAVVAQNLPAQLTSFVGRQAQLGELRDIVTANRLVTLTGAGGAGKTRLAVESAARVAADFSDGVWYVDLAPITIPEVAPVTVARTLGLPDQPGRSTMDLLVRFFGDKKILLLLDNCEHLLDACGAMAIELLAACPQLTILATSREPLGLPGELSWRVPSLSLADEAIELFTDRARRARPEFVVTEENRALLEQICERLDGMPLAIELAAARVRALSLHQIVDSLHDRFRLLTGGARTAVRRQQTLRASVDWSHALLTEPEQVLFRRLAAFAGGFDLDAAQAVGADSDVESYQLLDQLSLLVDKSLVVADDTADGMRYRLLETVRQYAQEKLGESGEADEVRTRHRDYYTTRAIDFESHGLSGLEALLNWAQSEIDNLRAAYSWSLEKSEPEIALELVSAVQQVWIRCGRFREGLAGFDALLTDETRSHVTPAAWVRGVAYHGVLCAWAGARGDVDRSREALAIARELDVPALLALALVGRGGLALYEVDKLESYVDEAIDLVRAIDDRWSLCQTLAYLAVTNCYAGEPIPMRAAAEEGRDLADALGDRFFSRNCRTWLGLALCMQGNLTEAQEVLHALAEEAEAARDLPMTVFGQVGYGQVLAFQGRAATLLTSARSAFNAAEAMGGLYGDTMYAMFAHAALITGDGAGARQAAEEAWRHTVPARELYARCFNPMAEAALACGDVAAARRWVDDTVAMVPGWHQMGARTVRAHIALAQGDLDQAERDAHEALVIAARTQGYLRVADALECLVRLAADVGTHSYGARLLGASAAIRERMGHARFALYREGYDSAVAAIREGLGQNAFDAAWAEGAALSTEEAIAYAQRGRGERKRPSSGWESLTPMENDVVRLVREGLGNKEIGARLFISPRTVQTHLTHVYSKLGLTSRVQLVQEAGRRS, from the coding sequence ATGAGCCAACATGCGGAAATACCGTCGCTAACCTGGGACGATTTGGGCGTGGTCGAGTTGCTGCCGACCGGAACGGTGACGTTGCTGCTGGCCGATGTCGAGGGCTCGACGCGGCTGTGGGAAACGCGGCCCGAGGAGATGACGGCCGCGCTGGTCCAGCTGAACAAGACGGTGAACGAAGCGATCGCCTCGCACGACGGGGTGCGCCCGCTCGAACAGGGTGAGGGCGACAGCTTTGTGGCCGCCTTCGCGCGGGCGTCCGACGCGGTGGCATGTGCGCTGGAGTTGCAGCGGGCCCCGCTGGCCCCGATCCGGCTGCGCATCGGAATCCACACCGGCGAGATCCAGCTGCGCGACGACGCCAACTACGCCGGCCCGACGATCAATCGCACCGCGCGGCTGCGCGACTTGGCGCATGGTGGCCAGACCGTGTTGTCCGGGGTGACCGAATCGCTGGTCGTCGACCGCCTTCCCGAGGACGTCTGGCTGGCCGATCTGGGCAGCCATCCCTTGCGGGACCTCCCGCGTCCCGAACGGGTCGTGCAGGTGTGTCATCCGGACCTGCGCAACGAGTTCCCGCCGCTGCGCGTCCGCACAGCTGTTGTGGCGCAGAACCTTCCCGCCCAGTTGACGAGCTTTGTCGGCCGCCAAGCGCAACTGGGCGAATTGCGGGACATCGTCACCGCCAACCGGCTGGTGACGCTGACCGGAGCCGGCGGCGCGGGAAAGACCAGGCTGGCCGTCGAAAGCGCCGCACGAGTGGCCGCGGACTTCTCCGATGGGGTCTGGTACGTCGACCTCGCGCCGATCACCATCCCGGAAGTGGCGCCGGTGACCGTCGCCCGCACGCTGGGACTGCCCGATCAACCGGGCCGCTCCACCATGGATCTGCTCGTTCGGTTCTTCGGCGACAAGAAGATCTTGCTGCTGCTCGACAACTGTGAGCACCTGCTTGACGCATGCGGCGCGATGGCCATCGAATTGCTGGCGGCCTGCCCACAATTGACGATCCTGGCCACCAGCCGCGAGCCGCTGGGCTTGCCCGGGGAGCTGAGCTGGCGGGTTCCGTCGCTGTCCCTTGCCGACGAGGCCATCGAATTGTTCACCGACCGGGCGCGGCGTGCCCGCCCCGAATTCGTTGTGACAGAGGAAAACCGGGCACTGCTCGAGCAGATCTGCGAGCGTCTGGACGGCATGCCATTGGCGATCGAGCTCGCCGCCGCGCGGGTTCGGGCGCTGTCGTTGCATCAGATCGTGGACAGCCTGCATGACCGGTTCCGGTTGCTCACCGGGGGTGCGCGCACCGCGGTGCGCCGCCAGCAGACGCTGCGAGCCTCGGTGGATTGGTCGCACGCGCTACTGACAGAACCGGAGCAGGTGCTGTTTCGGCGGCTGGCCGCGTTCGCCGGCGGTTTCGACCTGGATGCTGCCCAAGCCGTCGGCGCCGACAGCGATGTCGAAAGCTACCAGCTGCTGGATCAATTGAGCTTGCTGGTCGACAAATCTCTCGTCGTCGCCGACGACACCGCAGACGGGATGCGCTACCGCTTGCTGGAGACGGTGCGCCAGTACGCCCAGGAAAAGCTCGGCGAATCCGGTGAGGCCGACGAGGTTCGCACGCGCCACCGCGACTACTACACGACCCGGGCCATTGACTTTGAGTCACATGGGTTGAGCGGCCTTGAGGCGCTGTTGAATTGGGCACAGAGCGAAATCGACAACCTGCGAGCCGCCTACAGCTGGAGCCTGGAGAAATCCGAGCCGGAGATTGCGCTGGAGCTGGTGTCCGCGGTACAGCAGGTCTGGATCCGCTGCGGGCGGTTCCGGGAAGGACTGGCGGGGTTCGACGCGCTCTTGACTGACGAAACGCGATCGCACGTCACGCCCGCGGCCTGGGTGCGCGGGGTCGCCTATCACGGTGTGCTGTGCGCGTGGGCGGGGGCACGCGGGGATGTGGACCGTTCCCGCGAGGCGTTGGCGATCGCTCGTGAGCTCGACGTCCCGGCGTTGCTCGCCCTGGCCCTGGTCGGGCGGGGCGGGTTGGCACTCTACGAGGTCGACAAACTGGAGTCCTACGTTGACGAGGCCATCGACCTGGTTCGTGCGATCGATGATCGGTGGAGTCTGTGTCAGACTCTTGCCTATCTGGCGGTGACGAATTGCTATGCAGGTGAACCAATTCCGATGCGGGCGGCGGCGGAAGAAGGACGTGACCTTGCCGACGCGCTCGGCGACCGGTTCTTCTCCCGGAACTGTCGGACGTGGTTGGGTCTCGCGCTGTGCATGCAGGGCAATCTCACCGAGGCGCAAGAGGTCCTGCATGCGTTGGCCGAGGAAGCAGAGGCTGCCCGCGATCTCCCGATGACGGTCTTCGGTCAAGTGGGCTATGGACAGGTGCTCGCCTTCCAGGGGCGGGCGGCCACCTTGTTAACCTCGGCGCGATCCGCCTTCAATGCCGCCGAGGCGATGGGTGGACTCTACGGAGACACCATGTATGCGATGTTTGCGCATGCGGCCCTGATTACCGGCGATGGCGCGGGCGCACGGCAGGCAGCCGAAGAGGCGTGGCGGCATACGGTTCCGGCGCGCGAGCTCTACGCGAGGTGTTTCAATCCGATGGCTGAGGCCGCGCTGGCATGCGGTGACGTCGCCGCCGCCCGCCGTTGGGTCGATGACACCGTCGCGATGGTCCCGGGTTGGCACCAAATGGGTGCGCGAACGGTGCGGGCGCACATCGCGTTAGCCCAGGGCGATCTCGACCAGGCCGAGCGCGACGCACACGAAGCCCTCGTGATCGCCGCCCGCACCCAGGGATATCTGCGGGTGGCCGACGCGTTGGAATGCCTCGTCCGATTGGCGGCCGACGTCGGCACCCATTCATACGGGGCCCGCCTGCTCGGCGCGTCGGCCGCGATCCGCGAGCGCATGGGTCATGCCCGCTTTGCGTTGTATCGGGAGGGCTACGACTCGGCAGTGGCGGCCATACGAGAAGGATTGGGGCAGAATGCCTTTGACGCCGCTTGGGCGGAAGGGGCCGCGCTGTCCACCGAAGAGGCGATCGCCTACGCGCAACGCGGGCGTGGCGAACGCAAACGCCCGAGTAGCGGCTGGGAATCGCTGACGCCCATGGAGAACGATGTGGTACGTCTGGTCCGTGAAGGCCTGGGCAACAAGGAGATCGGCGCGCGGCTTTTCATCTCGCCGCGCACCGTCCAGACGCACCTCACCCACGTCTACTCGAAGCTCGGCCTGACATCCCGGGTCCAGCTGGTGCAGGAAGCGGGCCGTCGCTCCTGA
- a CDS encoding LpqN/LpqT family lipoprotein yields MNRFGSCAAGAAIVALAVSAAGCAPKAPDYQSILSKTPTTSTTTPTAKPVPLSQYLQSIGVTGQPVAPESVPGLTISIPTPQGWAPFTSPNITPQTLIISKGGKFPTARLVAFQLNGDFDPAEVIKHGNDDARLFENFKQLDASGTPYSGFPSSMIQGSYDLDGIRLHSWNRIVIPTGPPPDHKRYLVQLTITSMANQAAAESTDIDAIIRGFVVAAK; encoded by the coding sequence GTGAATCGGTTCGGCAGCTGCGCGGCCGGTGCCGCGATAGTTGCACTGGCCGTGTCGGCCGCCGGGTGCGCCCCGAAAGCTCCTGACTATCAATCGATCTTGTCGAAGACGCCGACGACCTCTACCACCACCCCGACGGCAAAGCCGGTCCCCCTGTCGCAGTATCTGCAAAGCATCGGGGTGACCGGCCAACCCGTGGCACCGGAATCCGTTCCCGGCCTGACGATCTCGATCCCGACGCCGCAGGGCTGGGCGCCGTTCACCAGTCCCAACATCACACCGCAAACCTTGATCATCTCCAAGGGCGGTAAATTTCCGACGGCGCGGCTGGTGGCCTTCCAGCTGAACGGGGATTTCGACCCGGCCGAAGTCATCAAGCACGGCAACGACGATGCGCGCCTGTTCGAGAACTTCAAGCAGCTGGACGCCTCGGGCACGCCGTACAGCGGCTTCCCGTCGTCGATGATCCAGGGCAGCTACGACCTCGACGGCATACGGCTACACAGTTGGAACCGCATCGTCATCCCCACCGGGCCGCCGCCGGACCACAAGCGCTACCTGGTGCAGCTGACCATCACCAGCATGGCCAACCAGGCCGCCGCGGAGTCGACGGACATCGACGCGATCATCCGCGGATTCGTCGTCGCGGCGAAGTAA
- the arsC gene encoding arsenate reductase (glutaredoxin) (This arsenate reductase requires both glutathione and glutaredoxin to convert arsenate to arsenite, after which the efflux transporter formed by ArsA and ArsB can extrude the arsenite from the cell, providing resistance.) yields the protein MADTVIYHNPRCSTSRKTLDLLRDSGLEPEVVEYLKNPPSRAELVKMIRDAGIDVRTAVRKRESLYEELNLADATDEQLLDAMVEHPILIERPFVVTTKGTRLARPIDAVREIL from the coding sequence ATGGCCGACACCGTCATCTACCACAACCCCCGCTGCAGCACCTCCCGCAAGACGCTGGACCTGTTGCGCGACAGCGGCCTTGAGCCCGAAGTCGTCGAGTACCTGAAGAACCCGCCGTCGCGTGCCGAGCTGGTGAAGATGATTCGCGACGCCGGCATCGACGTGCGTACGGCGGTGCGCAAGCGTGAATCGCTGTATGAGGAGCTCAATCTCGCCGACGCGACCGATGAGCAATTGCTCGACGCCATGGTCGAACACCCGATCCTGATCGAACGGCCCTTCGTCGTCACGACGAAGGGCACTCGGCTTGCCCGCCCGATCGACGCGGTCCGCGAGATTCTGTGA
- a CDS encoding ribose-phosphate diphosphokinase, which yields MSHDWTDNRKNLMLFSGRAHPELAEQVAKELDVHVTAQTAREFANGEIFVRFHESVRGCDAFVLQSAPAPVNNWLMEQLIMIDALKRGSAKRITAVMPFYPYARQDKKHRGREPISARLVADLLKTAGADRIVTVDLHTDQIQGFFDGPVDHMRGQNLLTGYIRDNYPDGNMVVVSPDSGRVRIAEKWADALGGVPLAFIHKTRDPRVPNQVVSNRVVGEVAGRTCVLIDDMIDTGGTIAGAVKLLHDDGAADVVIAATHGVLSDPAAERLAGCGAREVIVTNTLPIGEEKRFPQLTVLSIAPLLASTIRAVFENGSVTGLFDGDA from the coding sequence GTGAGCCACGACTGGACCGATAACCGCAAAAATTTGATGCTCTTCTCCGGTCGGGCGCACCCCGAGCTGGCCGAGCAGGTGGCCAAGGAGCTCGACGTCCACGTCACCGCGCAGACCGCGCGCGAGTTCGCCAACGGCGAGATCTTCGTCCGGTTCCACGAATCGGTCCGCGGGTGCGACGCCTTCGTGTTGCAGTCGGCGCCGGCGCCGGTGAACAACTGGCTGATGGAACAGCTCATCATGATCGACGCGCTCAAGCGGGGCAGCGCCAAGCGGATCACCGCCGTCATGCCGTTCTACCCCTACGCCCGCCAAGACAAGAAGCACCGCGGCCGCGAACCGATCTCGGCGCGCCTGGTCGCCGACCTGCTCAAGACCGCCGGCGCCGACCGGATCGTGACCGTCGACCTGCACACCGATCAGATCCAGGGCTTCTTCGACGGGCCCGTCGATCACATGCGCGGGCAGAACCTGCTCACCGGCTACATCCGGGACAACTACCCCGACGGCAACATGGTGGTCGTCTCCCCCGACTCCGGCCGGGTGCGCATCGCCGAGAAATGGGCCGACGCCCTGGGCGGTGTCCCGCTGGCGTTCATCCACAAGACCCGCGACCCGCGGGTGCCCAACCAGGTGGTGTCCAACCGCGTCGTCGGTGAGGTGGCGGGACGCACCTGCGTCTTGATCGACGACATGATCGACACGGGTGGCACCATCGCCGGCGCGGTCAAGCTGCTGCACGACGACGGCGCGGCCGACGTGGTGATCGCCGCGACGCACGGTGTGCTCTCCGACCCGGCGGCCGAGCGGCTGGCCGGCTGCGGCGCCCGGGAGGTGATCGTGACGAACACCTTGCCGATCGGTGAGGAGAAGCGTTTCCCGCAGCTGACGGTCCTGTCCATCGCGCCACTGCTGGCCAGCACCATCCGTGCTGTGTTCGAAAACGGCTCGGTCACAGGGCTGTTCGACGGGGACGCCTAA
- the glmU gene encoding bifunctional UDP-N-acetylglucosamine diphosphorylase/glucosamine-1-phosphate N-acetyltransferase GlmU — protein sequence MSSPGDTAVVVLAAGPGTRMRSDTPKVLHTIGGRSMLSHLLHAITKVAPQHLAVVLGHDHERIAPLVADWADALGRPIDVALQDRPRGTGDAVLCGLSALPEDYAGVVVVTSGDTPLLDADTLADLIAAHSAAPAAATVLTTTLTDPSGYGRILRTQDNEVTAIVEHADATESQREIREVNAGVYAFDIAALRSALNRLSSNNAQQELYLTDVIAILRGDGLAIHARHVDDSALVAGVNNRVQLAQLGAELNRRIVAAHQMAGVTIVDPATTWIDVDVTIGRDTVIHPGTQLLGRTQVGGHCVVGPDTTLTDVSVGDGASVVRTHGTSSSIGAGATVGPFTYLRPGTVLGDDGKLGAFVETKNSTIGTGSKVPHLTYVGDADIGEHSNIGASSVFVNYDGESKRRTTIGSHVRTGSDTMFVAPVTVGDGAYTGAGTVVRNDVPPGTLAVSAGPQRNIEGWVHRKRPGSAAAQAAEAAEKATGQPPAAETEQTS from the coding sequence ATGTCGTCTCCTGGTGATACCGCGGTCGTGGTGCTCGCGGCCGGGCCCGGCACCCGGATGCGGTCGGACACCCCGAAGGTGCTGCACACCATCGGCGGGCGCAGCATGCTGTCCCACCTCCTGCACGCGATCACCAAGGTGGCGCCGCAGCACCTGGCCGTGGTGCTGGGCCACGATCACGAGCGCATCGCCCCGCTCGTCGCCGACTGGGCCGACGCCCTCGGACGCCCGATCGACGTGGCCCTGCAGGACCGGCCGCGGGGCACCGGCGACGCCGTCCTGTGCGGCCTGTCCGCGCTGCCCGAGGACTACGCCGGGGTGGTCGTCGTCACCTCGGGCGACACCCCGCTGCTGGACGCCGACACCCTCGCCGACCTCATCGCCGCCCATAGCGCGGCGCCGGCCGCGGCCACGGTGCTGACCACGACGTTGACCGACCCCAGCGGCTACGGCCGCATCCTTCGCACCCAGGACAACGAGGTCACGGCGATCGTGGAGCACGCCGACGCCACCGAATCCCAGCGCGAGATCCGCGAGGTCAACGCCGGTGTCTACGCCTTCGACATCGCGGCGTTGCGCTCGGCGCTGAACCGGTTGAGCTCCAACAACGCCCAGCAGGAGCTGTATCTGACCGACGTCATCGCCATCCTGCGCGGCGACGGCCTGGCGATCCACGCCCGCCACGTCGACGACAGCGCGCTGGTGGCCGGCGTCAACAACCGGGTCCAGCTCGCGCAGCTGGGCGCCGAGCTCAACCGGCGCATCGTCGCCGCCCACCAGATGGCCGGCGTCACCATCGTCGACCCGGCCACCACCTGGATCGACGTCGACGTGACGATCGGCCGCGACACCGTGATCCACCCCGGGACTCAGCTGCTGGGCCGCACCCAGGTCGGCGGGCACTGCGTCGTTGGCCCGGACACCACCCTGACCGACGTCAGCGTCGGCGACGGCGCCTCGGTGGTGCGGACCCACGGCACCTCGTCGTCCATCGGCGCCGGGGCCACCGTCGGCCCGTTCACCTACCTGCGGCCCGGCACCGTGCTGGGCGACGACGGCAAGCTGGGCGCGTTCGTCGAGACCAAGAACTCCACCATCGGCACCGGCTCCAAAGTGCCGCACCTGACCTATGTCGGGGACGCCGACATCGGCGAGCACAGCAACATCGGCGCGTCCAGCGTGTTCGTCAACTACGACGGCGAATCCAAGCGGCGGACCACCATCGGTTCGCACGTCCGCACCGGGTCGGACACCATGTTCGTGGCTCCGGTGACGGTCGGCGACGGCGCCTACACCGGCGCGGGCACCGTGGTGCGCAACGACGTCCCGCCGGGAACGCTGGCGGTCTCCGCAGGTCCGCAACGCAACATCGAGGGCTGGGTGCACCGCAAGCGCCCCGGCAGCGCCGCCGCGCAAGCGGCCGAGGCCGCCGAAAAGGCCACCGGCCAGCCGCCCGCCGCAGAAACCGAACAGACATCGTGA